One Bradyrhizobium sp. ISRA464 genomic window carries:
- a CDS encoding DUF4159 domain-containing protein, translating to MAGLPLSFAEPLLLLGLVSLPVLWWLLRVMPPRPRRVEFPPTRLLFDITPREETPSRTPWWLTLLRLAAATLVILAAAGPIWNPQTGIAASKSPLVILLDDGWSAASSWDARIKAADELIADAESDRRGVALVPLSEPARDITLMPAGTARVALRQLAPKPYSIDRVDTLATLGRFLKATGDCDIAWLSDGVDTGRGTEFAEGLGKVIEGRNLTIFEGGAPPAHALVAAENAAAKMTVKVLRTDGGIASGTVRALDAKSSPIGEAHYTFAAQERETEASFDLPVELRNDIARLEIAGERSAGAVQLLDKRWRRRAIGVVSGSSTDTSQPLLASTFYLSRALQPFADVRLGDRGAPQQVIAQFLDQRLPMIVMADVGTLSPEIRDRLNAWIEQGGVLVRFAGPRLAQADDDLVPVKLRRGGRTLGGSLTWEKPQHMASFAADGPFAGLSVPKDVTVSRQVLAEPDAVLATKSWASLEDGTPLVTGEHRGKGVISLFHVGADMRWSDLPMSGTFVEMLRRLVDMSGYTSKPGPGVAADPKAETVAPLRTLDGFGAFGPPPSSAKPISADYHDRATADHPPGLYGPADGPVAINTLASSDRIAPLDTSSLHARRASYTNTEPRDLRGIMLSSALALFLIDAIVVAMLGAGLAAVLRRRAAPVVLAFAFMLVALAPSATRAENGDDFAIKATSQTRLAYVVTGNADVDSIVKAGMSGLTLFLAQRTALEAGDPVGVDPARDELAFFPLIYWPIVPGAPKPPQDAINKIDAYMKQGGTVVFDTRDAIEAGPGDNGASQTPGMQTLRELLSTLDVPELEPVPRDHVMTKTFYLLRDFPGRFNTGQTWVEALPRGDDDEAAQRPARGGDGVSPIIITSNDLAGAWAIRPDGQPMLPLTPGEPRQREFAFRAGVNIVMYTLTGNYKADQVHAPALIERLGQ from the coding sequence ATCGCGGGTCTGCCCCTCTCCTTCGCCGAACCGCTGCTGCTGCTGGGGCTGGTCAGCCTGCCGGTGCTGTGGTGGCTGCTGCGCGTGATGCCGCCGCGGCCACGGCGCGTCGAATTCCCGCCGACGCGGCTGTTGTTCGACATCACGCCGAGGGAGGAGACGCCGTCGCGCACGCCATGGTGGCTGACGCTGCTCAGGCTTGCCGCCGCCACGCTCGTCATCCTCGCCGCCGCCGGTCCGATCTGGAATCCGCAAACCGGCATTGCCGCGAGCAAATCGCCGCTCGTCATCCTGCTCGACGACGGCTGGAGCGCCGCCTCGAGCTGGGATGCCCGCATCAAGGCCGCCGACGAGCTGATCGCCGATGCCGAGAGCGACCGCCGCGGCGTCGCGCTGGTGCCGCTGTCGGAGCCCGCGCGGGACATTACGCTGATGCCGGCCGGCACCGCGCGCGTCGCGCTGCGCCAGCTCGCGCCAAAGCCCTACTCGATCGACCGGGTCGACACGCTTGCAACGCTCGGACGCTTCCTCAAGGCGACCGGCGATTGCGACATCGCCTGGCTGTCCGACGGCGTCGATACCGGTCGCGGCACCGAATTCGCCGAAGGCCTCGGCAAGGTGATCGAGGGCCGCAACCTGACGATCTTCGAGGGCGGCGCGCCGCCCGCGCACGCGCTGGTCGCGGCCGAGAACGCCGCCGCCAAGATGACGGTCAAGGTATTGCGCACCGACGGTGGGATCGCGAGCGGCACCGTGCGCGCGCTCGACGCCAAGAGCTCGCCGATTGGCGAGGCCCACTACACGTTCGCCGCGCAGGAACGCGAGACCGAAGCCTCGTTCGATCTTCCGGTGGAGCTGCGCAACGACATCGCCCGGCTCGAGATCGCCGGCGAACGATCGGCCGGCGCGGTCCAGCTGCTCGACAAGCGCTGGCGCCGCCGCGCGATCGGCGTGGTCTCGGGATCGAGCACGGATACCTCGCAGCCGCTGCTCGCCTCGACCTTCTATCTCTCCCGTGCGCTGCAGCCGTTCGCCGATGTGCGGTTGGGAGATCGCGGCGCGCCGCAGCAGGTGATCGCGCAATTCCTCGATCAGCGGCTGCCGATGATCGTGATGGCCGATGTCGGCACGCTGTCGCCCGAGATCCGCGACCGGCTCAACGCCTGGATCGAGCAAGGCGGCGTGCTGGTCCGCTTCGCAGGCCCGCGCCTCGCGCAGGCCGACGACGACCTCGTCCCCGTGAAGCTGCGTCGCGGCGGCCGCACCCTCGGCGGCAGCCTGACCTGGGAGAAGCCGCAGCATATGGCTTCGTTCGCCGCCGACGGCCCGTTCGCGGGATTGAGCGTGCCCAAGGATGTCACCGTGAGCCGCCAGGTGCTGGCGGAGCCTGACGCCGTGCTGGCAACCAAGAGCTGGGCGTCGCTTGAGGACGGCACGCCGCTCGTCACCGGCGAGCATCGCGGCAAGGGCGTGATCAGCCTGTTCCACGTCGGCGCCGACATGCGCTGGTCGGACTTGCCGATGTCCGGCACCTTCGTCGAGATGCTGCGGCGGCTGGTCGACATGTCCGGCTACACCTCGAAGCCCGGCCCCGGCGTCGCGGCCGATCCCAAGGCCGAGACGGTGGCGCCGCTGCGGACGCTCGACGGCTTCGGCGCGTTCGGCCCGCCGCCCTCGAGCGCCAAGCCGATCTCGGCAGACTATCACGATCGCGCCACGGCGGATCATCCGCCCGGCCTCTACGGCCCGGCCGACGGTCCGGTCGCCATCAACACGCTTGCCTCGTCCGACCGCATCGCGCCGCTCGATACCTCGAGCCTGCACGCGCGGCGCGCGAGCTATACCAACACCGAGCCGCGCGATCTGCGAGGCATCATGCTGTCGTCGGCACTCGCGCTGTTCCTGATCGATGCGATCGTGGTGGCGATGCTCGGTGCCGGACTTGCCGCAGTGCTGCGGCGGCGTGCGGCACCCGTCGTGCTTGCGTTCGCCTTCATGCTCGTCGCCCTGGCGCCCTCGGCGACGCGCGCCGAGAACGGTGACGACTTCGCCATCAAGGCGACGTCGCAGACCAGGCTCGCCTATGTCGTGACGGGCAATGCCGACGTCGATTCCATCGTCAAGGCCGGGATGTCCGGTCTGACGCTGTTCCTGGCGCAGCGCACCGCGCTGGAAGCCGGCGATCCCGTGGGCGTGGACCCGGCCCGCGACGAGCTCGCGTTCTTCCCGCTGATCTACTGGCCGATCGTGCCGGGCGCGCCGAAGCCGCCGCAGGACGCCATCAACAAGATCGACGCCTACATGAAGCAGGGCGGCACGGTCGTGTTCGACACCCGCGACGCCATCGAGGCGGGGCCGGGCGACAATGGCGCATCACAGACGCCGGGCATGCAGACGCTGCGCGAATTGCTGTCCACGCTCGACGTCCCCGAGCTCGAGCCGGTGCCGCGCGATCACGTGATGACCAAGACGTTCTACCTGCTGCGCGATTTCCCCGGCCGCTTCAACACCGGTCAAACCTGGGTCGAGGCGCTGCCGCGCGGGGACGACGACGAAGCCGCGCAGCGGCCGGCGCGCGGCGGCGACGGCGTCTCGCCGATCATCATCACCTCGAACGATCTCGCTGGCGCCTGGGCGATCCGGCCCGACGGCCAGCCGATGCTGCCGTTGACGCCGGGCGAGCCGCGCCAGCGCGAATTCGCCTTCCGCGCCGGCGTCAACATCGTGATGTACACGCTGACCGGCAACTACAAGGCCGATCAGGTGCACGCACCTGCCCTCATCGAGCGGCTGGGACAATAA
- a CDS encoding MoxR family ATPase has protein sequence MAGADSVEKLEDVIVRSAEQVAGQIRAAKEAVSTVIFGQDRVIENTLVTILSGGHALLIGVPGLAKTKLVETLGITLGLDAKRIQFTPDLMPSDILGAEVLDESSTGKRSFRFISGPVFAQLLMADEINRASPRTQSALLQAMQEQHITVAGARHDLPKPFHVLATQNPLEQEGTYPLPEAQLDRFLMEIDVDYPDRDAERRILFETTGADETAAKPSMDAEALITAQRLVRRLPVGDSVVEAILSLVRAARPGPEGGEAGKLIAWGPGPRASQALMLAVRARALLDGRLAPSIDDVLDLAEPVLKHRMALTFSARAEGRTIPDVIRQLKTRIG, from the coding sequence ATGGCTGGTGCAGATAGCGTCGAGAAACTGGAGGATGTGATCGTCCGTTCGGCCGAACAGGTCGCCGGCCAGATCCGCGCCGCCAAGGAAGCGGTTTCCACCGTCATTTTCGGCCAGGATCGGGTGATCGAAAACACGCTGGTGACGATTCTGTCCGGCGGCCATGCGTTGCTGATCGGCGTGCCCGGCCTTGCGAAGACCAAGCTGGTCGAGACGCTCGGCATCACGCTCGGGCTCGACGCCAAGCGCATCCAGTTCACGCCCGACCTGATGCCGTCGGACATTCTCGGCGCCGAGGTGCTGGACGAGAGTTCGACCGGCAAGCGCTCGTTCCGTTTCATCTCCGGTCCGGTGTTCGCGCAGCTGCTGATGGCCGACGAGATCAACCGCGCCAGCCCACGCACCCAGTCGGCGCTGCTGCAAGCCATGCAGGAGCAGCACATCACCGTTGCCGGCGCACGGCATGACCTGCCGAAGCCGTTCCATGTGCTCGCGACGCAGAACCCGCTGGAGCAGGAAGGCACCTATCCACTGCCCGAGGCGCAGCTCGACCGCTTCCTGATGGAGATCGATGTCGACTATCCCGATCGCGACGCTGAGCGACGCATCCTGTTCGAGACCACCGGCGCCGACGAGACCGCCGCCAAGCCGTCGATGGACGCGGAAGCGCTGATCACCGCACAGCGGCTGGTGCGCCGCTTGCCGGTCGGCGATTCCGTGGTCGAGGCGATCCTGTCGCTGGTTCGCGCCGCACGCCCCGGCCCCGAGGGCGGCGAAGCCGGCAAGCTGATCGCCTGGGGACCGGGTCCCCGCGCCAGCCAGGCACTGATGCTGGCGGTCCGCGCTCGCGCGCTGCTCGACGGGCGGCTCGCGCCATCGATCGACGACGTGCTTGATCTCGCGGAACCCGTGCTCAAGCATCGTATGGCGCTCACCTTCTCGGCGCGCGCCGAGGGCCGCACCATTCCTGATGTGATCAGGCAATTGAAGACGCGGATCGGTTGA
- a CDS encoding DUF58 domain-containing protein encodes MAAENRHLNEEKLAVRRADGESRTLAASLPRLVLEARRIAANVIHGLHGRRRAGAGESFWQYRRFVSGEPSQRVDWRRSGRDDHLYVREQEWEAAHTVWIWPDRSPSMVFASRGARDSKLERGLIVAFALAELLVAGGERVGIPGLMNPTASRAVLDKMAEAMLHDDKTRASLPPSFVPSSLAEIVVLSDFWSPLQEIKTMLAGLASSGAHGSLIQVVDPAEETFPYSGRVEFVEPEGGGVITAGRAESWTTDYVARVALHRDQIRAETNRLDWLFSTHTTSRSAAELLLFLHAGMMASKSGGRSIVKAGRSA; translated from the coding sequence ATGGCGGCGGAGAACAGGCACCTGAACGAGGAGAAACTGGCGGTCCGACGTGCAGATGGCGAAAGCCGAACGCTCGCCGCATCGCTGCCGCGCCTGGTGCTTGAGGCCCGCCGCATCGCCGCCAACGTGATCCACGGCCTGCACGGCCGCCGCCGCGCCGGCGCGGGCGAAAGCTTCTGGCAGTACCGCCGCTTCGTCTCGGGCGAGCCGTCGCAGCGCGTCGACTGGCGACGCTCGGGCCGCGACGACCATCTCTATGTCCGCGAGCAGGAATGGGAAGCCGCGCACACCGTGTGGATCTGGCCCGATCGCTCGCCCTCGATGGTCTTTGCCTCACGCGGTGCTCGCGACAGCAAGCTTGAGCGCGGCCTGATCGTCGCCTTCGCGCTGGCCGAGCTGCTGGTCGCCGGCGGCGAGCGCGTCGGCATTCCCGGCCTGATGAACCCAACCGCGAGCCGTGCCGTGCTCGACAAGATGGCGGAGGCGATGCTGCACGACGACAAGACGCGCGCGAGCCTGCCGCCCTCCTTCGTGCCGTCGTCGCTCGCCGAGATCGTGGTGCTATCGGATTTCTGGTCGCCGCTGCAGGAGATCAAGACGATGCTGGCCGGGCTCGCCTCGTCCGGCGCGCATGGCAGCCTGATCCAGGTCGTCGATCCCGCGGAAGAGACCTTCCCCTATTCCGGCCGGGTCGAATTCGTCGAGCCCGAAGGCGGCGGCGTCATCACCGCGGGCCGCGCCGAAAGCTGGACGACCGATTATGTCGCGCGCGTCGCCTTGCATCGCGACCAGATCCGCGCTGAGACCAACCGGCTCGACTGGCTGTTCTCGACCCACACCACCAGTCGCTCCGCGGCCGAGTTGCTGCTGTTCCTGCACGCCGGCATGATGGCGAGCAAGAGCGGCGGGCGCTCGATCGTCAAGGCGGGACGAAGCGCATGA